One Piscinibacter lacus genomic window, GGCTGCCTGGCCGGCCGGCGCCGGCCCGGCACCGGGCGAACTGGCCTGGGTCGCCGTCGATGCCCGCATGAACGAGTGCTATGCCGCCGCCTACCGCCGCGCGGCGGACGGGGGCTGGCTCCCGGTCGAGCCGCCCGGCCTGCATGCCCCCGCCGCCCTGGCCGCCCGCTGCGTCGCCGCCGGCCCGGTCTGGATCGCCGGCAACAGCCTCGAAGTCCATGCCGAGGCCTGGGGCGCGCTGGCGGCCGGCCCGCAGGCCGTGCCGCAAGCCCGCCTCGACGGCCTGGCGCTGCTGAACCTGGCCCGCGCGGCCTGGGCGGCCGGCCTGGCGGTCGATGCCGCCCTGGCCCTGCCGCTCTATGTGCGCGACAAGGTCGCGCAGACCACGGCCGAGCGCGAGGCCGCCCGCGCCGCCCCGGCCCCCTCCGCCGCATGAGCAGCCCGCCGGTACTCCAGGGCGCGACCTGGCTGCGGCCCATGGCTGCCGACGATCTCGATGCCGTCATGGCCATCGAGCAGCAGGCCTATGCCTTCCCTTGGAGCCGTGGCAACTTTCTCGATTCGCTGCGCAGCGGCCACCCCATCACCCTGCTGTTCGCCCTGGAGGACGAGCGCTTGCTCGGCTACTCGGTCGGCATGGTGGGTTTCGAGGAGATGCATCTGCTCAACCTCACCGTCCACCCGGCGGTCCAGGGCCGCGGCCATGGCCGTGCCCTGCTCGATGCCCTGTGCGTGCTGGGCCGCGGCCTGGGCTGCGCCAAGCTCTGGCTGGAGGTGCGGCCCTCGAATGCCGGCGCCCAGCGCCTTTACCGCCGCTATGGCTTTGTCGAGTTGGGCCGGCGCAAAGGCTACTACCCGGCCGGCCGCGGCGAACGCGAGGATGCGATCGTGATGGCCCTGGCGCTCGACCCCACGGGAGCAGCCCATGCTGGATGAGCGCCGCCGCGCCATGCTGGCCGAGCTGGGCGTGCAGCTTCCGGCCCCGCTGCGGGCGGCCGCCGAGCCGGCCGCCCGGGCGGACGGGGCCGCCGGAAGGGTTGCCGCCGGGGTCTCCGCGCCTGCGCCGCCTCCCCCGCCCGCACCCGCCCAGCCGCCTGGCCGCCCCGCGGCCCACGGCCCCGCAGCCGCAGCGCCCCCATCCGCCCCCTTGCTACCGCCCGGGCCGATCGTCCCGCGGTCCGGTCCGGTCGCCGCGATGGACTGGTCGACCCTGGCCGCCACCGTGTCCGGCTGCCAGGCCTGCGGCCTGTGCGCCCAGCGCCGCCAGACCGTGCTGGAGGCCGGCCCGCGCGATGCCGAATGGATGATCGTCGGCGAGGCGCCGGGCGAGCAGGAGGACCGCGAGGGCCTGCCCTTCGTCGGCAAGTCCGGCCAGTTGCTCGACCGCATGCTGGCGAGCATCGGCGTCTCGCGCCAGGGCGCCGGCCGCGCGGGCGCGCCGGCCGCCGAGCCGCAGCACCAGGGCGTCTACATCGCCAACACGCTCAAGTGCCGCCCGCCCGGCAACCGCAATCCTGCGCCGGCCGAACTGGCCGCCTGCCTGCCCTTCCTGCAGCGCCAGATCGAGCTGGTGCAGCCCCGCATGCTGCTGCTGCTGGGCCGCTCTGCGGTGCAGGGCCTGCTCGGCAGCGAGGCGCCGCTGGGCCGCCTGCGCGGCCAGGTGCATGAGGTGGCCGGCCGGCCGGCCCTCGTCAGCTACCACCCCAGCTACCTGCTGCGCAGCCCGATGGAGAAGGCCAAGGCCTGGGACGATCTCTGCCTGGCGCGCGCGACCTTCGACCGCCTGCGCGGCTGAGCCCGCCTCAGCGCAAGCCGCCGCGGCCCAGGTAGCGCTTGCGCCGGAAGTACATCAGCAGGCCGGCGCCCAGGGCGACCATCACGGCGCTGGTCGCCCAGACGCCGCCGCTGCTGTGGATCAGCGGCAGAAAGTCGAAATTCATGCCGAAGAAGCCGGTGATCAGGTTCAGCGGCATGAAGACCGCGGTCAGCACGGTCAGCGTCCGCATGATGTCGTTGGTGCGGTTGCTCTGGGCCGAGAAGTGCATCTGCACCGCGCTCTCGACCGAGCCCTCCAGCCGCCGCACATGGCTGAGCACCCGCTCGACATGCTCCAGCACATCGCGCGAGCGCACCCGCAGCAGCTCGCGTTCGCGGGCGGCTTGCGGTTCGTGCTCGACCGGCCATTCGTCGAGCGCGTCGATCCACTCCTGCACCGCGCTGCGCTGGTCCTCGCAGGTGTCTTCCAGCGCGTGCAGGGTGTTGCGGCTGTCGAGCAGCGCCTGCCAGTTGTCGAAGCGGCTGCGCGGGCCGAGCAGCTCGGCCTGCAAGTAGCCGAGCTGGCGGGTCAGCAGGCGGCGCAGGTCGAGGTAGCTGTCGACCATGTGGTTGACGATGCGCAGCATCAGGTCGGCCGGGCTGGCCGGCAGGCGGCCGGCGGCGGGGCGCGCCTCGCTGCCGCTCAGGCTGACCGGCGGGCCGCCGGCCATCTGCGCCAGCCGGGCGACGAAGAACTCGCGCACCGCGCAGTCGGTCGGGTGCACGGTGATCAGCACCCGGTCGAAGACGGCGAAGCCCACCGGGCTGGTGTCGATCGAGGCCAGAGCCTGGCGCGCCGTTTGGGCGGTGCCGTGCTGCTCGTCGAGGAAGAGCGCGCTGGTGCCCTGGCCCACCGCCAGGCGGCGGAAGACCAGCAGGTCGTACCAGCTCGTGTAGTCGTACTGCGAGGGCAGGTGCAGGTTCAGCAGGTCCGACACATGCAAGTCGACCAGGCCGCCGCAGCCCCAGCGCTGCAACGCCGCCTGCGCCTCGGGCAGGCCGACCTCGAAGGCGCGCCGGCCGCTGGCCAGCCACAGGAAGCCGCTGGCCGGCAGGGCCTCGGGCAGGGCCTGAAGCTCTTGGAAGCCGTCGTTGACGTGGAAGATGCGCATGGCGGGCCGGCTGCTTCAGTCCAGCGGGTGCTCGCGCAGCCAGCGGGCGGCGTCGAGCGCGAAATAGCTCAGCACGCCATCGGCGCCGGCGCGCTTGAAGGCCAGCAGGCTTTCCATCATCACCGCGTCGTGGGCCAGCCAGCCGTTCGCGGCGGCGGCCTTGAGCATGGCGTACTCGCCGCTCACCTGGTAGGCGAAGGTCGGCACGCCGAATTCCTCCTTCACCCGGCGCACGATGTCGAGGTAGGGCAGGCCTGGCTTGACCATGACCATGTCGGCGCCTTCGGCGATGTCGAGGGCCACCTCGCGCAGGGCCTCGTCGCCATTGGCCGGGTCCATCTGGTAGACCTTCTTGTCGGCCTTGCCGAGCTTGCCGGCGCTGCCGACCGCGTCGCGGAAGGGGCCGTAGAAGGCGCTGGCGTACTTGGCGCTGTAGGCCATGATCCGC contains:
- the rimI gene encoding ribosomal protein S18-alanine N-acetyltransferase; translation: MSSPPVLQGATWLRPMAADDLDAVMAIEQQAYAFPWSRGNFLDSLRSGHPITLLFALEDERLLGYSVGMVGFEEMHLLNLTVHPAVQGRGHGRALLDALCVLGRGLGCAKLWLEVRPSNAGAQRLYRRYGFVELGRRKGYYPAGRGEREDAIVMALALDPTGAAHAG
- the tsaB gene encoding tRNA (adenosine(37)-N6)-threonylcarbamoyltransferase complex dimerization subunit type 1 TsaB; the protein is MPDLNAPPRLLVIDAATDTLHLALQAGAHTAQRALPGCAQASSSLLPALQALLDEAGIAAASLDAIGFGRGPGAFTGVRTACAVAQGLAFGLDKPVLGLDSLLAVAVAAWPAGAGPAPGELAWVAVDARMNECYAAAYRRAADGGWLPVEPPGLHAPAALAARCVAAGPVWIAGNSLEVHAEAWGALAAGPQAVPQARLDGLALLNLARAAWAAGLAVDAALALPLYVRDKVAQTTAEREAARAAPAPSAA
- a CDS encoding magnesium transporter CorA family protein; translation: MRIFHVNDGFQELQALPEALPASGFLWLASGRRAFEVGLPEAQAALQRWGCGGLVDLHVSDLLNLHLPSQYDYTSWYDLLVFRRLAVGQGTSALFLDEQHGTAQTARQALASIDTSPVGFAVFDRVLITVHPTDCAVREFFVARLAQMAGGPPVSLSGSEARPAAGRLPASPADLMLRIVNHMVDSYLDLRRLLTRQLGYLQAELLGPRSRFDNWQALLDSRNTLHALEDTCEDQRSAVQEWIDALDEWPVEHEPQAARERELLRVRSRDVLEHVERVLSHVRRLEGSVESAVQMHFSAQSNRTNDIMRTLTVLTAVFMPLNLITGFFGMNFDFLPLIHSSGGVWATSAVMVALGAGLLMYFRRKRYLGRGGLR
- a CDS encoding uracil-DNA glycosylase gives rise to the protein MLDERRRAMLAELGVQLPAPLRAAAEPAARADGAAGRVAAGVSAPAPPPPPAPAQPPGRPAAHGPAAAAPPSAPLLPPGPIVPRSGPVAAMDWSTLAATVSGCQACGLCAQRRQTVLEAGPRDAEWMIVGEAPGEQEDREGLPFVGKSGQLLDRMLASIGVSRQGAGRAGAPAAEPQHQGVYIANTLKCRPPGNRNPAPAELAACLPFLQRQIELVQPRMLLLLGRSAVQGLLGSEAPLGRLRGQVHEVAGRPALVSYHPSYLLRSPMEKAKAWDDLCLARATFDRLRG